TCCTCCCGACCTTCTTTACTTCTCCTGGACCTTGATCTTTTACCAATGCTAAAAGAGTGACTATTCGCGAGTACTTTGTCATCGCCTCCTTCATATCCTGCCTAGAAGTCCATGGAAACAAGGTGGCAAAAGCAGCAGGCCCCAGAGCTGTAGCTTCTATTATGGCCTGTGCATTGGTTTCTTCAGGCACCATCTTATGGAGGGATGTAATTATTCCTCCCTCATAATTTTTGCCTTTAATTTCAGACATGGATTCGGGGAAGTATCCCCATGCCCAAAGAACAGGGTGGAGATGGAGGTTTGTCCCGATGTTCTTGTTCTGCAGTCCACTGGAAATCAGTAAGGGAGGTGTGAAGAGAGATCCACAGGAAGAAATCGTGGCACGAGCTTCAATATGCAGCTTCTTAGTGATCTTCTTGCTTTCAGTAGTAGCAATAACTCCAAGACATATTTTTCTCATCTTCCCATCCATGCCATCTTCCAGTATGAACCTTTCTGCAGTACATCCAGTCAAGATAACGGTGCCTGCATTAACAGCATCAACAAGCCAAGTAGAATCAGTCCCTTTCTTGTCTCCTGTTTTACAACCATAACCACAAGAACCACAATAATGGTTCTCTGAAGAATTTCTTGGTACTTTCTCCACCTTCAAACCAAGATTTTCACACCCTTTTCGTATTACTTGATTCTGAAGTCCTTCCTCAGAGCAATTCTCTGTCACACCAATCCGTTTGCATACTGCATCCATGGAAGACTGATATTCAGAAGTTCCAAACCATGAAATCTTGTGATTCACAGACCAGTCTTTGAGAACATCATTTGGAGTTCTAATAGAAGCAGACCAGTTTACGGCAGATCCACCACCAACTGTTGTTCCAGCTGCAACCATTACCTTTCCATCAAGAGTAGAAAGCATTGCACCTGTCTCATACAGTTCACTCATAGAAGGGCCTTCAAGACCAGAATAATCTTCTGGCACAAAGTAATGACCTTTTTCTAGAACGACGACTTTGTAACCTGATTTTGCAAGGATTCCAGCTGCAACACCTCCACCACATCCAgaaccaacaatcaaaacaTCACATTTAATCTTAAAGGTGTTGTCTTTTGTATCCTCAGTTAGAGGTAGACCTTTCTTGGATAAAGATTCTTTCAGAGTTTCATCACTCTCATTTATGGTTTCTACAATCCCCCTTTCAAGTGgtctttctttcttgttttcAGATGGGATCTTTGTTGTCTTTGGAGGATGATATTCAATGGCTTCCCATGTAGGATTCTTGCAATTTTCATCAGTCTGCATAGTAAACACCAAGTTTTCAAAGTCAAGGTTAGttccaatatgtcatcaatgatGATTCATAAACATGAAACAAGTCCAATAATTGAGGCTTATCACAAAATTTATCGTGTTTTAGCCACATGCAGTTTCTTTCCTAGTGCCAAATAATTTCaagtattatattaaaaaaattgagtatGATGATTGATGAGCTTTATCTGacacaaaaaaaaagtttataaaCTTGTATAATATGGGAGTGGTTAAGTAGGCCAGAGAGGAACATTACCCAAGAGTAGAAGATGAAGAAACAGACAATTTTGATCATCAAGAAAGTAATTCTTAGTGGAATGAGAAAAGTTTCTCTGGACCATCTTTGCAGAAGAGCTTCTCTATCCTTCAAGGATAATTCTGAGAAGTTGTGAACAAAAGGCCATCTCTTATCCAAGCAAACTCTCCCACAAAGCAGAAGAGTCCCTAATCTTGTTGATAACAAAAACACAACTATCCTTATTATGAACAATGCCTCAGGCTTGCTCCTCTTCACCAGTAGCTCTGCAACCTATTCACCAACCAATCAAAACAGAACACatcaacacacacaaaaaaaaaaggctCAAAACCAACAATAGAAGATAGCAAAGACCAATGCTTCATAACCAATAGTGAAAGATAACAAAGACCAATGCTTTAACACAAAAAAGACCATCATATTAAAAGAAGAAGCTAGTTTGCAAAAAAGAGTCTTTTCAAGAATCAGTAAactgcaaaagaaaaaaagaaaaaacaggaGAAAAAAATTCCCTCAAAACCAGTAGTATGGGTATAGGCGTATAGCAAGGACCAATGCTTTATAACCAATAGTGGAATATAACAAAGAACAATgctttaaccaaaaaaaaaaaaaaaggaccaTCATATTAAAAGAAGAATCTTGTTTGAAAAAAAGGGTCTTTTCAAGAAATCAGTAAACtgcaaccaaaaaaaaaaaaagtttaaaagaCAGGGGACAAAGAGCAAATAAGAGAAGATAGTAAGTAGCAAAGAACAATGCTTAAtcaccaaaaaagaaaaagagaccATCACATCACATTAAAAGAAGATCTtgtttgcaaaaaaaaaaaaaaaggatcttTTTAAGAAGCTGTAGACAGCAAAACATGGAGAGATAAAAAGAGTAAAATTTTACCTCATTGGGGTATGGAGAGTGAGGCCCAGAAGAAGCAAAGAAGGAATTATCATGAAGAGCCTTATTATTACAAGGTGGAGTTAGAGTTTCACAAATGGAAGAAATAGCTTGGATTTGAGAAGAAGAGAAACCATGGTTATAGCTACTGTTAATCTTTCCTCCTTTCAATGAAGAATGACGTTCTTTTCCCTTCATTATATTTGTTAATTAGCTTAGCTTTCTTGTTTCTGACTTATAAAATAATGtcactatttatacactatgtTAGATTAGAATTGTAATCCCtttcctactttttttttttggtttcagTAATCACTATCCTAATCCTACTAGAACTAGAATTTTTATGTGTGCTCGTCCTAATTTTTTCTAGGTGtttgtaatatattttattttttctgtaAAAAGATTAGATAATtagaaattatataaataaaaaaattgaaaaaaaattatttgactccaCGAGGAGTAATATCGTTACACAAGACAAAATAGATAGGAGTTGTTAAAACTATTTCACAGATCAGTTATACCACCTTTTTATACGGGATAATTTTTTCTACTAGTTTAATATAAATAAtgggttaaaataattttaggactcataattaaatatagaataaattaattttatttttactttaaattattatttttatcctGTATAAGCTATGACAATATTTATTCGCATCATATGATTGCATTTAGGGATGTTCATGGTTTGataaaaaattgaatcaaattAAAAACTGAACTAAATcgatttaaaattttgatatttaatttggttttgaattttaaaaattgacaatattttatttgattttgtttctacaaaaaaaattaaaaaataatcgaATCAAACCAAGAAATTCTATACActaattttatgattatttatatatatgatattagtttttcataaataattataaaaaaaatatattttttaattattaatttgattttagtCTGCTTATTTCAGAGCACTATAGCATTGTTAAAGCCTATTTCTTATTGGGTGAAAATTATTTCCATCCCCAACTTTGTTTTTATAATCAAACTCACCGCTCAATTTTGAACAATAGTCAAACTCCCTTTTTTatcctaattaaatttttaaaatgtctATTATATCCattcattattaattttttttacttctttagaaatcatgatatttttattttttatttaatttaacaattttttcataaaagcataaacattattttttggaaaaaaaaggtaaaaaaatacTAATTATGATATTTGGATTATTTGATAGGAATTTTCTGGTGTAAATCTTCTGGAAAATATTTCATCATGAAAAATTGCAGAGAATTTTCATAGCTTGATGAGATGTGTCAATTAAtgttcttaaaaatatttgacccagtatatgtatatttcttaGAATTCAACTTActcttttaatataaaattacgAACATAAAAGCTGATAAAAATTCagtaaaaatgaaaattcatcataataaaagaGAATAAATTTATGTATTCTTAGTATCGTCTTTGCCGAAAAAAAGGACTTCTGAGAATTTATAAAtggaaaattatactataataTAGCTAAAGAGCTCCAATAaccaatattttgaaaaaaaaatatatcgtCACGAAAAGTTGTAGAGAATTTTCATAGCTTGAGACATGTCAATATTTTTAAGGATATTTCACCTGATCGTTATATTTGTATTTCTTATAATTCAACAATTTTTTCTAATATAAAATTAGAAACATAAAAACTGACAAAAATTCAACAAGAATGAAAATCCAAcacaataaaaaagaaatacttttgagtatttataaatgaataattataatataatatacctaaagAGCTCCAACAGAGAAATAATGTCCGACTAACAAATCTGTTTCAATGAAAACGTTAACGTTATTATATTTAGAAGAATGGTCAAACAAGGCTATTCAAGGAATGggcaataaaattaaataattctcCTAAAGAAATCCATAAAGGCTATTAAATGCAGAAATTTTCAAAGATGATAGTATAATAGTTTTTGAGATACTATTATTGCTTTTCCAACAGTTTTCAAAAGTAGCAATTTATTgattaatattaatttaattcttttgttaAAAGAATAATATACACTCCAttagggctgttcacagttttggttaaaaccaaaaccaaaccgaataaaaaaaccgacattcagtttggtttggtttggtttgattttaaatttgaataaccgataatatttggtttggttattgttatagaaaaaaataaccgaataaataatcgaaccaaaccgataattatatacataaaatttataattatttatatgtataatattagtttttcataaataattaaagatattttataccttttaattattaattaaatattaatatacttatttttaaggcccaacaatccaaactcaactctcaagcccaattataaattctaataaacactaaacagcggtccaagtccaacaatccaagcccattagcccaactctcaagcccaattctaaatcctaaattctaaatcTTAAATTTCTAATAAGAACTAAGGACTTGAGCAGCAGAcagcaacataaagtaaaagttaaaactttaaaatcctagtatctgttttccttttatatttttgttcctctcacgttggtttctcacaaagtcacagactcacagtcatagactaacagtgaaggctcaagagcaacctcaactcctcaaccccaagtataagattgtcaaattttgagaaggtttgtaaagagtttttcaaattttaaattgattttaagttgttttcttttttttccgaatgtttaagttgtttccttttctattttgaacctctgtgggtcgtgaggaaaaaagagcttcataagaatttaaagaatgtagagagagaatatttgaattatctcggct
This DNA window, taken from Solanum dulcamara chromosome 3, daSolDulc1.2, whole genome shotgun sequence, encodes the following:
- the LOC129882734 gene encoding long-chain-alcohol oxidase FAO2, giving the protein MKGKERHSSLKGGKINSSYNHGFSSSQIQAISSICETLTPPCNNKALHDNSFFASSGPHSPYPNEVAELLVKRSKPEALFIIRIVVFLLSTRLGTLLLCGRVCLDKRWPFVHNFSELSLKDREALLQRWSRETFLIPLRITFLMIKIVCFFIFYSWTDENCKNPTWEAIEYHPPKTTKIPSENKKERPLERGIVETINESDETLKESLSKKGLPLTEDTKDNTFKIKCDVLIVGSGCGGGVAAGILAKSGYKVVVLEKGHYFVPEDYSGLEGPSMSELYETGAMLSTLDGKVMVAAGTTVGGGSAVNWSASIRTPNDVLKDWSVNHKISWFGTSEYQSSMDAVCKRIGVTENCSEEGLQNQVIRKGCENLGLKVEKVPRNSSENHYCGSCGYGCKTGDKKGTDSTWLVDAVNAGTVILTGCTAERFILEDGMDGKMRKICLGVIATTESKKITKKLHIEARATISSCGSLFTPPLLISSGLQNKNIGTNLHLHPVLWAWGYFPESMSEIKGKNYEGGIITSLHKMVPEETNAQAIIEATALGPAAFATLFPWTSRQDMKEAMTKYSRIVTLLALVKDQGPGEVKKVGRIKYSLDITDKENIKAGLRRALRILIAAGAVEVGTYRSDGQKISCKDIKNEELEEFLDTVEATGGPMSNGEHWTVYASAHQMGSCRMGSSKEDGAVDENGECWEAKGLYVCDGSILPTAVGVNPMITIQSTAYCIAKRIAESLHNEKLV